The Nicotiana tabacum cultivar K326 chromosome 14, ASM71507v2, whole genome shotgun sequence genome contains a region encoding:
- the LOC107830293 gene encoding uncharacterized protein LOC107830293: MARMTSQMKNKSEKKFLKDKRAEKVALFNKQKALSKRAMDLSILCGIDIAIIIFPITAERFMFGNPNVESVVERFSQAKQPFYRMLSRKTTHEKAGCGDEKDTMKKKKKKAINEKEKGESTLEIFKPTNLERLEKLKQEIDELERDLTEKIDEVRSKIGVTDPKFLPEMNATMSSAMPSN; encoded by the coding sequence ATGGCAAGAATGACCTctcaaatgaaaaataaatcCGAAAAGAAATTTCTCAAAGATAAGCGTGCTGAGAAGGTAGCGCTTTTCAATAAGCAAAAAGCTCTTAGTAAAAGAGCTATGGATCTTTCCATCTTATGTGGAATCGATATAGCAATAATAATTTTTCCAATTACTGCTGAACGATTTATGTTTGGCAATCCAAACGTAGAATCGGTTGTCGAGCGATTTTCCCAAGCAAAGCAACCATTTTACCGCATGTTAAGCCGTAAGACAACACATGAAAAGGCTGGATGTGGTGACGAAAAAGATacaatgaaaaagaagaaaaagaaggcaATAAATGAGAAGGAAAAAGGAGAATCTACATTGGAAATTTTCAAGCCAACTAATTTGGAAAGACTTGAGAAACTAAAGCAAGAGATTGATGAACTTGAAAGAGATTTGACTGAGAAAATTGATGAGGTACGATCAAAGATAGGTGTAACTGATCCAAAATTTTTACCTGAAATGAATGCAACAATGTCTTCAGCCATGCCATCCAATTAG